TCTACGCCTGGTGGCAGTTCCCTGGATACAATAATTTAGGAGATGAAATTATGCAAAGGCTTACGCCAAGTCAAAAAATACTGGATTATTATTCGAGAGAAAATGAAATCTGTGAAATTATCAGACATGCACATGATACGATTGCTCTGCTGGTTCTCAGGCATAAACGGGATCTCAGCGAACTTCTTGTGCTACGATGCAATGTGGCAATAGATGGTCTGAAAGATATACCTGAGCTCCTAAGAAAACGAAAAGGAGTTCAGGAAAAAAGAGGGAAAAAAAGGAGAACCTATGAACCATTATAATGGCGCTACGGTGTGGGGCGTGCTAGATAAATTTACGTGGGAAAAGACGGAGACAGGGAAGGATTATCTTGAGGTTTTTATTGAATGCCAGAATGTTGTGTTAGGGAATGTGCGGGTACTGGAAGGATCTGGAACAATGATATTGCAAATCAATGTACCAAACAGTTTAAAAAGTGTGATGGGGTACGACTGGAGGGGAATATACAACAGTACGTGGGACGTAACGAGGTGGTAAGGACGACTTTTAATTTCTTCCGGATTCAGCCGGGACTGATGAAGGAAAAGAAGGCGGCATTCAGATTGGTGGGTGAGGTGGAGGGGTTTGAAGGGAATAGTCTGAAGGTGCTTGTCAGGCAAGAGGCGAAAGAAGGATATGAGGAAAAGGAAGAGGTGTTTGAGGTGTTTGTGCCTGATGATGTGCTCTTGTTAAGTAAGGATCCATCGCTAGGGACCCTGGTGAGGCTGAAGGGGTATATCCAGGCGGAGGAGGATGAGTTTGGCGACAGAAAGGGACCTCAACAGCCTATAGTGAAAGAATTAGAAATTATTGAAAAAACGTAGGGACGGGTTTGAAACCCGCCCGTACAGGCCGTTTGAACATTTTTTTTACTAAAAAAAGGAGGTTGTCGTGCAGAATAAAGAAACGTTGTCATGTTGTACTGAAAATACGTGCCATATACCGGTAAATCCCCAAGAGGCTCAAAACCTTGCTGAGATAATTAGAGAACGGATCAAATGCAAGTTAAATGAATTTATTGAAACTGTTGAATTAATGAATGATGTCCTGGAAATTGACGGTATATCGATCGATAATGAACCCTGTCAGGAGATTACCGAAAGAAGCCGTATCAAGATTCTCAATCATAAACGTGAAGATGCCGTTGAGGTGGAGATTGACACGATCATTAAAACCCCCCTGGAAATCCTGATACCATCTCTTATTACCGGTGAAACGGAAAAGCTGATTGGTGTTACCAGGATTGTTGGTTATTACAGCCGTGTACAAAATTGGAACAAGTCAAAGATTGGTGAACTGAGGGACAGGCATAAGGGGAATTATGCAGTAGGAAGGCAGGGGTAAGATAGGAAATCGGAATACAGGAGTCGGAATTCCTGGCTTATGATATTTCATTAAGGTGGAATTATGACGGATAATATAAACCATCCTCAGCATTATAAAGCTGGTGGGATTGAGGCAATTAATGTAATAGAGGCCTTCGGGCTTGGTTTTCATCTTGGAAATGCAATTAAATACATTCTCCGGACAGGCAGGAAGACACCTGATCAGACGGAGGATGTCAGGAAGGCAATCTGGTATTTAAACCGTTTTTTGTACAATAAGGAGGAAAAAGATTGAGGATTATAAAACCATCAATTGAAATCCTTGATAGGCTGGATGAGACAGAACTGTTAAAGAGGTTGGAGTGTGTAGGACGTATCTGCTATAAGTCTGAGAATAAGATTACAGATACTTCATGTGTTAATTTCGTAAAAAAGATCATCAATTCCGGGCATCACTCGATTTTAGAACATATCAATATCTCTGTACGGGTAACCTGTGACCGTGGGGTTGCCGGGATGATTTTGGATGAGTTTACTTTCCTCTGGCCAAATGTTTTTGGGGATATAGTCAGATGAAAAAGAATTGTATGTTTTGTAAAAAAGAACTGGATACAAAGGATTTTGATTGTATCCGGATACCGGACTATAAGCAGACCTATTATACCTGTCTTGAGTGTCTAGACAACCACGCCAGACAGGAAGTTGCAGCCAAATTGGTCAACCAAGTAAATTCCCATAAAAAATAAGGAAAACTCCCTCAAAAAATGGGGACGAAGGAGGGTTGTTATGTATGAGAAATATTATCAAGAGATTGTAAAGACGATTAATAGTCAAATCAATCTAAAATTTCAAAATATAGTAAACAATGGGGTTAACGTATTAGACTGGACAAGGGATAATCAGCGTGAATTATATAGCCAGGAACGCAAGCTGGACGCGGAAGTAAATGAGGCATGGAAGGACACACCCCTACACCCCTCTCAAGAGGTAACACACCCCGTCCCTTCGGGCCACCCCTCTCAAGAGGGGAATAGGGATTTTGAGGTGTTTAAGAAGACGACGCTGGCATGGGGCCGGGTAACGCTTTCGATCTTTAAGAAATACCGTGAAAGGGCCATATAAGTATGAAACTAAAAAACTTTAGAAAGGAGTATTGTATATGTTAGAGATGGTAGTTTTGTTGATGGGCGGTGGTTTGCTATCCAAATGTTGCATATTGTGGATAACAATAAATTACACCAGACGAAAGGATAACGGCAGATGACAATAAAAGAATTGCAAAAACAAGTTCACGAGATGGCGAAAGAAAAAGGCTGGTGGGATAAAAGCAGGTCTATAGGCGAAATGATAGCTTTATGTCATAGTGAACTATCAGAAGCCCTGGAGGACTATCGAGCCTTTGGATGTAATTTCGAAACACGTAATGACAATGACAAACCTGAAGGATTTGCTGTTGAGTTAGCCGATTGTATCATAAGAATTCTGGATATGTGCGAGCATTTAGAAATTAATCTCCAGGAAGCATTAGAGAAAAAGATTGAGCATAACAAAACTAGACCTTATCGACATGGGAATAAGGTTATATAAACCATGGCAAAACAAAAATCACCACAAAAAATTATTGACGACTGGAACAGAAATAATCCCCTTGGCACCGTTGTTGATCTAATCCTGGATAACGGGAAGGTCAAAAGAACAAAGACACGAAGTATGGCCGAGCTATTAAGCGGATATCGTCCGGTAATCTGGCTTGATGGGGTGACGGGGTGTTATGCTCTGGAACGGGTGAAGGCTATTTCGAAAAAAGAATTAGCCACAGATGGACACGGATAGACACGGAATTTTTTAAATGAATTTCAATAACATAAGAATCGCAAAAAGTGCAAGTCGCAATCCCTTCTATTACAGGTCTTTATTCCTATAAAAGATTGTTAATAACCTTAAATGAACGACTTCGAAACTATTAAAAACAGATTATCAATAATCGATTTACTCCATGCCTACAAAGCTGAGAAAAAGGGGCGCTTTGCTAATCCCTCACCTTGCTGTAATCATAATGACTGTATGTCAATCGATGAAGATAAGAATTTATGGAAGTGTTTTTCATGTGGAAACGGGGGTTCTGTTATTGATCTGATTATGGTTGCAGACCAATGTAATGAATCCGAGGCACTAAAGAAGGCATCAGAAATGATCGGGTATGAGTTACAGAACCAATACCAGGAGAAGGAAGAGAAAAAGGAGACGGCGCAGGAAAGGATGTACCGGCTTGCGGCTGAGTATTATCACCAGGCGATGGTTTTAGAGGGGTCTCAGGGGCGGGAATGGTTTTGTAACGTGCGTGGACACACGGAATCCACCTTACAATTTATGGGGGCAGGGTGGACTACGGGAGGGCTTCTTTCGTTTTTACAAGGGCAATCGTTTACTCCGGCAGAATGTCTGAGTTTTGGTCTTGCAAGGGATAAAGATAAGGATGGGAAGCAGATACCGGTTCAGGATTATTACTGGCAAGGGCTTGTTGTCTTCCCGGTGGTTGACCATTCGGGGAATGTTATTTCGTTTACCTGCAAGGATCCTCTTAAGAAGGTAAAAGGGTTACTCCTCAAGGGCGCGAAAAAGACATGGTTTTTGAATCACCAGACGCTAGGGAAACACCAGGAGACCTTTCTAGTTGAAGGCGAGAATGACCGGGCTAGTTTGCTGGATGTTGGGATAAACAATGTGATCGGGACGGCAGGCGCGCCAAATGCGGAACAGGTTACTTTGCTGAAGAATTTTTATCCAAATAAAACACTCTATTTGTGGTTTGATAAGGATCCGCAGAAGGATTTCAGGAAAAACGAGGGAGGGCCGCATCATACCCGTTTTATCTACCAGGGTCTCCAGGAAGAGGAGAGTATTAAGGTTAAGATAATTACTCATCCGGGAACGGCAAAAGATCCGGATGAGTATATTCAGAAGTTGCGAAAAGAGGGATGCTCTGCAGCAGATATTCGGAATGCAGTTAAGGCATTAAAGGATCAAGCATTGGATCCTCTGGCATGGGAGATAGAGATGTTAAAGTCTATACCAGAGCCAAAGGATAGGCTTGAGACTTTAAAGATCCGGCAAATTCCTCATACTGTTAGTAGGCTGCATTCCAAAGCAGAACAAGAGGTTTATACAACCCTTATCGCGCAAACGATTGGGATAACAACCAGGGCAGCGGAAGATTTAGTTATGAATTCTACGGACCTTTCAAAAGAGCTATCGATTGCGTTTGGCGAGGATGCGGAGTTGAAAAGGGCTGATGGGACGAGGGTGGCCGATCAGATCTTTAAGTGGTTTTCGAATGGCGCCGGTGCGAGGTTTTTTAAGACAAGCGATAAAAAGGTGTGGATATTTTACCGCGGCCAGATTTATGAGATTGGGAATAATATTGATTTTAACTCGTTGATATTCAGGCTTACAAGGCTTACAGCGATAGAAAAGCCGGGACCTGTTGTGTGGTATTCGCTCCAAACCCTCTGTAATATTCACGGGGAATATGTGGCGCTGATGAGTTGGCTGTATACCGACAAAGAGAAGGATACGATTTATGTGAATTTAAGTAGTCCACATAATAAAATAATCAAGCTAACAGCGGGTGAGGATCCAAAGGTTATCGATAATGGCACGAATGAGAATTCCGTGTTGTTATCATCGAGCCCTCAAATGAAACCGTTTGAATATCAGCCAAATGTAGCGTTAGCCGAAGGCTTTCGCGCAGTAAAAACGCTGCTTATGGATACGATACCAGCAGAAGGGCCACAGCGGTACTTTCTGATGTGCTGGATTATCTCTGTGTTTATCATGAATTACCAGGGTGACCGGGGATTGGTTCAGATCCTTGGTGATAGTTCCTTGGGAAAATCGAAGATTGGTGAACGGACAAGTCAGCTTATTTATGGAGAAAATTATAGTGGCCGAGGCACTGATGCGGCTGATGATAGGACGGCCGCACAAAATCCAGTTGTCTTCCAGGATAACTTGGAGAATCGAAATCTTACCCAAAAGAAGGTTGATTTTTTACTGCTGTTGGCCAATAGCGCTAACAAGCCAAAGGCAAAAACAGGAAGCGATACGGAGAATATTTACCAGAAACTAAACTCCATGGGTATGATATCGAGTATTGAAGCATTTCCCGGGAAGCTGCCAGAGCTCGTGAATAGGACTTTTTCTATCATCCTTGAAGATCGATTTAAGATATCAGGATATACTCACGATGAAGTCATGAGAAGTATATCAAAGCAAAGAAATTTTATCCTTTCTGCTATCCTCAAAATGATAAGTAAGTCAGTCCTTCCGAGGTTATCGGAAAGGACTGAATGGTCGAAGTATCTTAATACACGCTTCCCAAAACATAATAAGGATAGGAATAATGAACATCTATGTACAATGATGGTCATCCTTGAAGCTTTACTCGAGTATATACCATCTCAAAAAGATACTGAAATTAAGAAACAGGCTGCAGACTTACTTGAGAGATGGATTACCTATCAAGAAGAACAGGCGAAGCAAACAGCGGTCACTTCCAATACCCTGCTAACCCTTATGGACGGTCTTGTGAAAGAAGTATGGATAAAAATAAGAGGCAGGGCAGATCTGCAATATCAATCAATAACTGAATATCCTGACAAGAGGGTTCTCGTGTTCGATGATCCTGAGTATCTTGAAACGTTTTATCTCACTGAGTCTCAAGAGGAGATCAGTGAGGATGAGGATTATGAAGGTCTCACAGAGAGTATACAGAGGCTGGAAATGATAGTAACGGCTGCGGATCTATTTACGATTTTTAATCGTTACTGCGCTAATCAGCATATTAAAAACCCGTACGATTCCCCAAATGCACTTGGAGCCCGTATATCGAATGACAAAGAAGTTATGAAGAAGGGTGGCTGGGAATATATCTCCAGGAAAGAGGGAGAGATTAAATATAAAAAGATTATGGGGAAGTGGTATTGGAAGTTTAGTAAGAAGATGAGGGTGTTAAGATGAGGTTTTTTCCTGCTATACCTAATGTAACTATTAAGGATAAAACAGTTTACAACCTTAGGGGAACTATAAAGATGAATTCTCACGGGTATAAACAAAGGACAAGTGGATACAATAAAGATGTAAAAACTCCTCTAAGTATATTATTATCAAATATTTATATATTTTTTTTACTAGAAAATAATTTTAAGATGAGGACATTTTTTAAAACAAGTTCCCTAGTTCCCCTAAACATATTTAAGTACTTGTATTTATTATACTTAACTTAGGGGAACTTATAGGGGAACTATAGGGGAACTTGGTGTATATGGTTTTTGAAGTTCCCCTAGTTCTATCGGTATGGTTTATAACAACTTAATTGAGGTTAGGGGAACTAGGGAACTAGGGGAACTTGATTTTAGCCTTCTAAAACTATTTTTCAGTGTAGGTGATAATGGTTGAGTTGGGAAAAAATAAATTATATTTATTTATTATATTTATGTTTTTATTTGTTTGTGAGGTTTTAGTGATAAGGATTAGAGGTTTATTGTGTGCTGGGGCTGTGTTGGATTTGGTTTTACACGTGGGGGAAATAGCAGAATATGCAGAAATGGAACGTCTGATAAGATGCCTAATGTTACAATGTGCTTGTTGCATATAAGCTATTATACTGTGGTAACTTATATGTGTATTGTTGTGTTTTTTAAAATTATTGAAGTGGTTTTTTTGGATAAAAGTACAAGCTATTGTATGGTAGTTAGGAAGGATTTAGACCTACCCCCCCTTGAAAGATTTGATGACCATTTTTGGTTATTTCCCCTGATACTGGTTATAAATTGGAGGGTATGGGGAAAGGGTTTTTTCTTCAGGGGGGCGGCGGGGGGAATATCTTTTTGACGGAGTTTGAGATGTGTGAAATAAAGTCATATCTGGAAGGTTTTGAGAGGCATTTGAGGATTTTACAGGCATTGTCGGAGGGGAGTGTGAGGACATATCGGGATAAGATCCTGGAGTTCTTTACATGGCTGGAAGAGATGCGGAGTCGGGAGTCAGAAGTCAGGAGTCAGAAGGGTATTGCGGATATTACCAGGCAGGATGTTGAGAGATATTTGGAACATTGTTTTTATAAGGGGAATGGGAATCAGACTCGGTTTACAAAGTTGATTGCGTTACAGAAGTTCTTCCGGTACCTGGTGTATGAGGGGGTAATTAAAGAGGATAGTACGGCTAATATACCCAGGCCGAAAATTTGGAAAAAGTTTGTTCAGAAGTTTACACAGCAAGAGGTCCTCGAGTTTTTCCGGGTGATCAATATTATGTCAGAAAAAGGGCTTCGGGATGCGGTGATTGTTATCCTGGCTGCCTTTGCCGGGTTACGGGTTAGCGAGATCTTAAATCTTGATCTTACGGACGTTATAGACGATGGAAAGGCTATTGATATTACTATCAGGGAGAGCAAGCATCATTCTAGCAGGGTTGTATATTTATGGAAGGTCCCTTCTTTATTCGTGAGGAAGTGGCTTTCGATAAGGTTGTCACACCATGCAAGAGGTGAGGATCCATTTATTATATCGTATCGTAAGGGCGGCAAGGTGTATGGCGATGGGAAGCGGTTAACGGCGAATGCCGTGGATGCGATTATTAAGAGATATGCGGAAAGGGCGGGGATAAGGAAGGCTAAAATACATATTCATATGTTCCGGGCTACGCATGCTTCAGATCTTCGGAGTATACAGGGATACGATATCGCGGCGATCGGGGAACGGCTTGGGCATAAGCATGCAGAGACAACGATGAGGTATTTCCCTACGCGCGGACGCATACACAGAATATATCCGAGCCTGGCAGCATACTGGCAGCCATTCACAAATCTTTGGATTAAAAAGGATGAAGGAGAGAAGATTGAAGGAAGTAAGCAGTAAAACTCACAAGTCGCTCAAGCGTAAGGTTTTCCAGGATGAATATCGAAGGATGTTTCAAGAGACGAGGAAGTTTGTGGTGTTTGTGCTAAAAAATTCCTAAAAACCTGTTCATGGAGGTGTCATGCCGAAACCAATGAGTTATGATGCGTTGGATCAATTATATCAAAGGTTTTGCGCCGATTTTGGGCCGGATGTTGCGGAAAAGGTATTCAAGGTTTTTGTGCAGGAGCTTTCCGGCTGTCGGATCTCAATACCCAAGGCATCCTATTTTATCCGTGAGGCACGTAATAAGCGGATAAAAATGCTTTTCCATGGCGGGAATTATGAGGAATTGGCGCTGAGGTTTGGGATAACGACGCGACTTGTGAGGCGGATTGTGCATGGTGATTGATATTAATAGTCGAAAGAAAAATTTTCTTGACTTCTTTGAGTCTATCAGACAGATGATTCAACGCACGATTTGGCTCAGAAAGTATTCTTCCACCTGTATTATACAGGTGGAAGGAGTTGGTTTAAGACCCCATCTTTGCATTTTTGAGGAGGCAGTGCTTGGTTTAACGATGAAATTGCAACCTTTACGGTGTAAAGACCCTAATATTGCAGCAAAAATAAACGAACGACAGGAAGAAATGGCTATAATTCTTAAGGATGTCTTAAAGGGTAATATTCCTAAAAGAGGTTTCTGTAATGAGGAACTTGGGTTATTACCCCGTCCTGGTCTCTCTATGAATACCGTCCCTCAATTATGCAAGCAGGCAAATAAGGGGTGTCAGTTTTCAGCCAGGGCACTTAACTTTTTCTTTGATATGCCGGTGGATGATCTTATTGATGATGTAGTAGAATCTAACCCAAATACGTCGGAGATCTCCTCGTTGATTGTGGAATACCTGGAAGCGATCCTTGATGATGGTAACTTGCCTGACGTATCGTATGTACAAAATGCATT
The genomic region above belongs to Candidatus Jettenia caeni and contains:
- a CDS encoding putative DNA primase; the encoded protein is MNDFETIKNRLSIIDLLHAYKAEKKGRFANPSPCCNHNDCMSIDEDKNLWKCFSCGNGGSVIDLIMVADQCNESEALKKASEMIGYELQNQYQEKEEKKETAQERMYRLAAEYYHQAMVLEGSQGREWFCNVRGHTESTLQFMGAGWTTGGLLSFLQGQSFTPAECLSFGLARDKDKDGKQIPVQDYYWQGLVVFPVVDHSGNVISFTCKDPLKKVKGLLLKGAKKTWFLNHQTLGKHQETFLVEGENDRASLLDVGINNVIGTAGAPNAEQVTLLKNFYPNKTLYLWFDKDPQKDFRKNEGGPHHTRFIYQGLQEEESIKVKIITHPGTAKDPDEYIQKLRKEGCSAADIRNAVKALKDQALDPLAWEIEMLKSIPEPKDRLETLKIRQIPHTVSRLHSKAEQEVYTTLIAQTIGITTRAAEDLVMNSTDLSKELSIAFGEDAELKRADGTRVADQIFKWFSNGAGARFFKTSDKKVWIFYRGQIYEIGNNIDFNSLIFRLTRLTAIEKPGPVVWYSLQTLCNIHGEYVALMSWLYTDKEKDTIYVNLSSPHNKIIKLTAGEDPKVIDNGTNENSVLLSSSPQMKPFEYQPNVALAEGFRAVKTLLMDTIPAEGPQRYFLMCWIISVFIMNYQGDRGLVQILGDSSLGKSKIGERTSQLIYGENYSGRGTDAADDRTAAQNPVVFQDNLENRNLTQKKVDFLLLLANSANKPKAKTGSDTENIYQKLNSMGMISSIEAFPGKLPELVNRTFSIILEDRFKISGYTHDEVMRSISKQRNFILSAILKMISKSVLPRLSERTEWSKYLNTRFPKHNKDRNNEHLCTMMVILEALLEYIPSQKDTEIKKQAADLLERWITYQEEQAKQTAVTSNTLLTLMDGLVKEVWIKIRGRADLQYQSITEYPDKRVLVFDDPEYLETFYLTESQEEISEDEDYEGLTESIQRLEMIVTAADLFTIFNRYCANQHIKNPYDSPNALGARISNDKEVMKKGGWEYISRKEGEIKYKKIMGKWYWKFSKKMRVLR
- a CDS encoding putative tyrosine recombinase yields the protein MVISPDTGYKLEGMGKGFFLQGGGGGNIFLTEFEMCEIKSYLEGFERHLRILQALSEGSVRTYRDKILEFFTWLEEMRSRESEVRSQKGIADITRQDVERYLEHCFYKGNGNQTRFTKLIALQKFFRYLVYEGVIKEDSTANIPRPKIWKKFVQKFTQQEVLEFFRVINIMSEKGLRDAVIVILAAFAGLRVSEILNLDLTDVIDDGKAIDITIRESKHHSSRVVYLWKVPSLFVRKWLSIRLSHHARGEDPFIISYRKGGKVYGDGKRLTANAVDAIIKRYAERAGIRKAKIHIHMFRATHASDLRSIQGYDIAAIGERLGHKHAETTMRYFPTRGRIHRIYPSLAAYWQPFTNLWIKKDEGEKIEGSKQ